One Neodiprion pinetum isolate iyNeoPine1 chromosome 1, iyNeoPine1.2, whole genome shotgun sequence genomic window carries:
- the LOC124223970 gene encoding tubulin beta-1 chain-like: MREIVHVQVGQCGNQIGARFWHMISNEHGIDQTGKYVGNARDQLDRISVYYNEAAKSTYVPRSIQVDLEPGTMDSVRSGEFGKIFRPDNFVFGQSGAGNNWAKGHYTEGAELVDSVLDVLRKEAEGCDSLQGFQLCHSLGGGTGSGMGTLIMSKVREDFPDRIMTSFSVVPSPKVSDTVVEPYNATLSVHQLVENTDETFCIDNEALYDICFRTLKLPSPTYCDLNHLVSLTMSGITTSLRFPGQLNADLRKLAVNMVPFPRLHFFVPGFAPLVARNSQQYQALSVPELTQQMFDAKNMMAACDPRHGRYLTVAAIFRGRMSMKEVDQQMTNIQNKNSSYFVDWIPNNIKTAVCDIPPCGMKMSGTFLGNTTAIQELFKRISEQFTSMFRRKAFLHWYTGEGMDEMEFTEAESNMNDMVSEYQQYQEVSADESAFVDDEEVEGDVEFNED, from the exons ATGAGAGAAATTGTTCACGTCCAGGTGGGCCAGTGTGGCAATCAAATCGGTGCACGA TTTTGGCACATGATTTCGAACGAGCACGGAATAGATCAGACAGGAAAGTATGTTGGTAACGCGAGAGATCAATTGGATAGGATTAGTGTGTACTACAACGAAGCTGCAAAAAGCACATATGTTCCCAGGTCGATTCAAGTCGACCTGGAACCTGGAACCATGGACTCAGTGCGGTCGGGTgaatttggtaaaatttttcggccagaCAACTTTGTCTTCGGGCAAAGTGGTGCCGGTAACAACTGGGCTAAGGGTCACTACACAGAAGGGGCGGAGCTGGTTGACTCGGTTCTAGACGTCCTAAGAAAG GAAGCTGAAGGATGCGACAGCCTTCAAGGCTTTCAACTGTGTCATTCCTTGGGGGGAGGAACCGGGTCCGGAATGGGGACCCTCATAATGTCGAAGGTCCGCGAAGACTTTCCCGACAG GATCATGACGTCCTTCAGCGTAGTACCAAGTCCGAAAGTGTCGGACACCGTAGTAGAGCCATACAATGCCACTTTATCCGTTCACCAGCTCGTTGAAAATACGGATGAAACATTCTGCATTGATAACGAAGCACTGTACGATATTTGCTTCAGGACGCTGAAATTACCGTCGCCCACCTACTGTGACCTGAACCACCTTGTGTCCCTAACGATGTCTG GAATTACCACCAGTCTAAGATTTCCGGGACAGTTGAATGCTGATCTTCGAAAGCTGGCTGTTAACATGGTACCGTTTCCCAGGCTGCACTTCTTCGTTCCAGGGTTTGCTCCGTTGGTTGCGCGAAACAGTCAACAATACCAAGCTCTCTCCGTGCCTGAGTTAACGCAGCAG ATGTTCGACGCGAAGAACATGATGGCAGCTTGCGATCCTCGCCACGGTAGATATCTTACAGTGGCGGCTATCTTCCGTGGAAGAATGTCGATGAAGGAAGTCGATCAACAAATGACAAATATACAGAATAAGAACAGCTCGTATTTCGTCGATTGGATTCcgaataatataaaaacagCCGTCTGCGACATACCGCCTTGTGGCATGAAAATGTCGGGTACTTTTCTCGGGAACACCACTGCGATTCAGGAACTCTTTAAACGCATATCTGAACAGTTCACTTCCATGTTCCGACGAAAAGCGTTTTTACATTG GTACACCGGAGAAGGTATGGACGAGATGGAGTTTACAGAAGcagaatcaaatatgaatGACATGGTTTCGGAGTATCAGCAGTACCAAGAAGTCTCTGCAGACGAGTCAGCGTTCGTGGACGACGAAGAGGTTGAAGGGGATGTAGAATTCAATGAAGACTAG
- the nito gene encoding RNA-binding protein spenito, translating to MIGIPRDDRHKITVKIRNNMKRSSSRDTPPPRVKRSRSSMGRYDDSSDERITPERIRRRSRGARSPSPPRASSHARYVESSSHRDEYMRAPREIPPERPYSYKVLCVSSIHPKASDEVIKDTLYREYKKFGDFSIRISHELDERVAYVCFRSSEDARDAKHAKPRIILYDKLALVEPVYERPESYRRPRSITPPDYERYYARSPGPTERHRPIERYERVYGPPVGVPPHRELRRETIPPPHHEFVRPPLHHGPPHVHPGPPHHYGPPRHMMIRHPVHGFERIENKKDKFPNYLHHVSPEDDPLATRTLFAGNLEINITEEELRRIFSKYGIVDDIDIKRPPPGTGNAYAFVRFQTLDMAHRCKVELSGQYIGKFQCKIGYGKATPTTRIWVGGLGPWTSVPQLEREFDRFGAIKKIDYIKGDSNAYILYDSIDAAQAAVKEMRGFPLGGPDRRLRVDFADVTPGFGFKPRPYPEDAAEFRPRPVEYESPYDPYAPEGEFAYAPRGFRGRGSAPWHDRRGGGRGGYRGTAYPEGYVREESDWPSRRPPPELEYESPRGLRRSLSREPGVDRSRSRSPRRRPVDSDSDSETARTGMLSTSRTLPEVARKSIAVWQGALILKNSLFPAKFHLTDGDTEIIDALMKDEDGKHMLRITQRLRLDQPKLDDVSKRIQTSSSHAIFLGLAGSSATITNDDANVQTRPLRNLVSYLKQKEAAGVISLLNKDTEGTGVLYAFPPCAFSTELLKRTCPSLSEEGLKEDHLVIVVVKGGSA from the exons ATGATTGGGATTCCGCGCGACGACCGCCACAAAATAACGGTTAAAATCCGAAATAATATGAAACGGAGCTCGAGTCGGGACACTCCACCGCCCCGTGTCAAGCGATCCAGATCCTCCATGGGAAG ATACGATGATTCGAGCGATGAGAGGATTACACCGGAACGAATCAGACGGCGCTCTAGAGGGGCTCGGAGTCCGAGTCCTCCCAGAGCATCCTCTCATGCCAGATACGTTGAGTCCAGTTCTCACAGGGACGAGTATATGCGAGCACCCAGAGAGATACCGCCTGAGCGTCCGTACAGCTACAAGGTCCTCTGCGTGAGTTCGATACATCCAAAAGCAAGCGACGAAGTAATAAAAGATACCCTTTACCGGGAGTATAAGAAATTTGGTGACTTTTCCATACGAATCTCTCATGAATTGGACGAGCGAGTTGCTTATGTTTGCTTCAGAAGTTCCGAGGATGCGAGAGACGCGAAACATGCAAAACcaagaattattttatacgaCAAGCTTGCCTTGGTTGAACCTGTTTATGAAAGACCCGAATCTTACCGACGACCCAGATCCATCACTCCCCCAGATTACGAACGTTACTATGCCAGGTCACCTGGGCCCACAGAGAGGCACAGACCGATTGAACGATACGAACGAGTTTACGGACCACCGGTTGGAGTTCCACCTCACAGGGAGCTCAGAAGAGAAACAATTCCACCTCCTCATCACGAATTTGTTCGTCCACCACTACACCATGGACCACCACATGTTCACCCTGGTCCTCCGCATCATTATGGACCACCCAGACACATGATGATTCGTCATCCTGTTCACGGTTTTgagagaattgaaaataagaaagacAAGTTTCCAAACTATTTGCATCATGTTTCACCTGAGGATGATCCACTGGCGACTCGAACCTTGTTTGCCGGTAATTTGGAGATAAATATTACCGAGGAAGAGCTGAGAAGAATCTTTAGCAAGTATGGAATCGTCGATGACATCGATATCAAGAGACCCCCACCGGGTACTGGAAATGCTTATGCCTTTGTCAGGTTCCAGACTTTGGATATGGCACATAGATGCAAAGTTGAATTATCTGGCCAGTACATTGGTAAATTTCAGTGTAAAATTGGGTATGGTAAAGCTACCCCAACGACTCGTATCTGGGTTGGCGGTTTGGGGCCATGGACATCCGTGCCTCAGCTGGAGAGAGAGTTTGATCGTTTTGGGGCAATTAAAAAGATTGATTACATCAAGGGAGATAGCAATGCATACATTTTATATGATTCCATCGACGCAGCCCAAGCTGCTGTGAAAGAAATGAGAGGATTTCCGCTTGGGGGACCAGATAGGAGACTAAGGGTTGATTTTGCTGATGTTACTCCCGGGTTTGGGTTCAAACCTAGACCGTACCCAGAAGACGCAGCTGAGTTTCGACCAAGACCAGTGGAATATGAATCTCCGTACGATCCTTATGCTCCTGAAGGTGAATTTGCTTATGCTCCAAGGGGATTCAGGGGTCGTGGAAGTGCCCCATGGCACGATAGACGAGGAGGAGGCAGAGGGGGATACCGTGGAACTGCTTATCCTGAGGGATATGTGAGAGAAGAATCTGATTGGCCAAGCCGCCGGCCACCACCTGAGCTCGAATATGAATCACCAAGGGGCTTGAGGCGCTCATTGTCTCGGGAACCAGGTGTAGATCGATCCAGATCACGTTCTCCGCGGAGAAGACCTGTGGATTCAGATTCCGATTCTGAAACAGCTAGAACAGGGATGCTGTCTACGTCACGAACTCTTCCTGAAGTTGCACGAAAGTCTATAGCGGTTTGGCAAGGCGCtttgatattaaaaaattctttatttccaGCTAAATTTCACCTTACAGATGGAGATACAGAGATAATTGATGCGCTGATGAAGGATGAGGATGGGAAACATATGCTGAGAATAACACAGCGTCTTCGTTTAGACCAACCAAAATTAGATGACGTTTCTAAACGCATACAAACATCCAGTTCACATGCTATATTTTTAGGTCTTGCCGGATCTAGCGCTACCATCACGAACGATGACGCAAACGTGCAAACTCGACCTCTAAGAAACTTAGTGTCATATCTCAAGCAGAAAGAAGCTGCGGGAGTAATATCTCTGTTGAATAAAGACACAGAAGGAACCGGAGTCTTGTATGCCTTCCCGCCGTGCGCCTTTTCGACCgaacttttgaaaagaacttGTCCCAGCCTTAGCGAGGAGGGTTTGAAAGAGGATCACTTAGTTATCGTTGTGGTGAAAGGCGGCAGTGCCTAA